From a single Kitasatospora azatica KCTC 9699 genomic region:
- a CDS encoding copper chaperone PCu(A)C, translating to MAAALGFRRLSLAGAALAAALTATVIVVACGGGPGGRAGAVLRVDDSYIPLPAGDGMAAGYLTVNNIGDHADKLVRVTSPGASSVTMHRSTETSMEAVQSLEVPAGGALKLARGGIHLMIMGWQKPPAVGDQLELDLTFERAGTVAVQVPVKPLTYRPGS from the coding sequence ATGGCCGCCGCCCTCGGCTTCCGCCGGCTCTCGCTGGCCGGTGCCGCGCTGGCGGCCGCACTGACCGCGACCGTGATAGTCGTCGCCTGCGGCGGCGGCCCGGGCGGCCGGGCGGGCGCCGTCCTGCGGGTCGACGACTCCTACATCCCGCTGCCGGCCGGGGACGGGATGGCGGCCGGCTATCTGACGGTCAACAACATCGGCGACCACGCCGACAAACTGGTCCGGGTGACCAGCCCCGGCGCCAGCTCGGTGACCATGCACCGCTCCACCGAGACCAGCATGGAGGCGGTGCAGAGCCTGGAGGTGCCGGCCGGCGGCGCATTGAAGCTGGCCCGCGGTGGTATCCATCTGATGATCATGGGCTGGCAGAAGCCGCCGGCCGTCGGTGACCAGCTGGAACTCGACCTCACCTTCGAGCGCGCCGGCACCGTCGCCGTCCAGGTACCGGTCAAGCCCCTCACCTACCGCCCCGGGAGCTGA